A genome region from Macrotis lagotis isolate mMagLag1 chromosome 4, bilby.v1.9.chrom.fasta, whole genome shotgun sequence includes the following:
- the ENTPD5 gene encoding LOW QUALITY PROTEIN: nucleoside diphosphate phosphatase ENTPD5 (The sequence of the model RefSeq protein was modified relative to this genomic sequence to represent the inferred CDS: deleted 2 bases in 1 codon) yields the protein MATSLIAIFSILVSCVCGTVFHRDQTWFEGVFLSSMCPLNVSMNTMYGIMFDAGSTGTRIHVYTFVQKIPEHPPTLEGEIFDSVKPGLSAFADQPKQGAETVQRLLEVAKESIPKSHWKRTPVVLKATAGLRLLPDHKAQALLLEVRELFKKSPFLVPEDSVSIMDGSYEGILAWVTVNFLTGQLHGQNPKTVGTLDLGGASTQITFLPQFKKTLEQTPSDYLTSFEMFNSTYELYTHSYLGFGLKAARLATLGALDMEAIDGQTFRSSCLPKWLEAEWDFGGMKYHYGGRQEGETGFEACYSEVLPVVQGKLHQPDEIRKSSFYAFSYYYDRAVDTEMIDYEKGGILKVQDFEKKAREVCDNLESFTSGSPFLCMDLSYITALLKDGFGFTDNTILQLTKKVNNIETGWPGCYLSSAAVSRPFSLRSKYFLQGLQLPIKDLSRRK from the exons ATGGCCACGTCCTTGATTGCAATCTTTTCCATATTAGTTTCCTGTGTTTGCGGCACTGTCTTCCACAGAGACCAGACCTGGTTTGAAGGTGTCTTCTTGTCCTCAATGTGTCCCCTCAATGTTAGCATGAATACCATGTATGGTATCATGTTTGATGCAGGGAGCACTGGAACTCGAATCCATGTTTACACATTTGTGCAGAAAATACCAG AACATCCTCCAACATTGGAAGGGGAAATCTTTGATTCAGTGAAGCCAGGTCTTTCTGCCTTTGCAGATCAACCAAAGCAG GGTGCTGAGACTGTTCAAAGACTCTTAGAAGTAGCCAAAGAATCTATCCCCAAGAGTCACTGGAAAAGAACCCCAGTGGTATTAAAAGCTACTGCTGGTCTTCGGCTGCTGCCTGATCACAAAGCCCAGGCTCTGCTTTTGGAA GtaagagaactttttaaaaaatcacctttCCTGGTCCCAGAAGACAGTGTTAGCATCATGGATGGATCCTATGAAG gaaTATTAGCCTGGGTTACTGTGAATTTTCTAACAG GTCAGCTGCATGGTCAAAACCCAAAGACAGTTGGGACTCTGGACTTGGGAGGGGCTTCCACCCAAATCACATTCCTGCCCCAGTTTAAG AAAACCCTGGAACAAACCCCCAGTGACTATCTCACATCCTTTGAGATGTTCAACAGCACGTATGAGCTCTACACACATAG TTATTTAGGATTTGGACTAAAAGCTGCTAGACTAGCTACCCTGGGAGCCCTGGACATGGAAG ccattgaTGGACAGACATTCCGAAGTTCCTGTCTACCCAAGTGGTTGGAGGCAGAATGGGATTTTGGGGGAATGAAATATCACTATGGTGGCAGACAAGAAG GTGAGACAGGATTTGAGGCCTGCTATTCTGAAGTGCTTCCAGTCGTTCAAGGAAAACTTCACCAGCCAGATGAGATCCGCAAAAGCTCCTTTTATGCCTTTTCTTATTATTATGATAGAGCTGTTGACACAGAGATGATTG attATGAAAAGGGAGGCATTTTAAAAGTGCAAGACTTTGAAAAAAAAGCCAGAGAAG TGTGTGATAACTTGGAAAGTTTCACCTCGGGCAGTCCTTTCCTGTGTATGGACCTCAGTTACATAACAGCCTTATTAAAGGATGGCTTTGGGTTCACAGACAATACTATCTTACAG CTTACAAAGAAAGTGAATAACATAGAGACTGGCTGG CCTGGGTGCTACCTTTCATCTGCTGCAGTCTCTAGACCTTTCTCACTGAGGTCCAAGTACTTCCTACAAGGACTACAATTGCCAATCAAAGACCTTTCCAGAAGAAAGTGA